ATGAACCAGGCAGTTTTAAGCCATTAGCGCAAATCATCAATGGAAAAACGTTTTACTACCACCTTGATCATCTAGGTACCCCCCAAGAAATGACCAGTGCTCATGGGGAGTTAGTGTGGTCTGGCCGATATAAAGCCTATGGCGCCTTAGCATTAAAAGAAGAAGCGCTAGTTGAAAATAATCTACGGTTTCAGGGGCAATACCATGATGAGGAAACAGGGTTACACTATAACCGACACAGGTATTACAATCCTTATATAGGTCAATTTATTACCCAAGATCCAATCGGTTTATTAGGTGGAATTAATAATTATCAGTATGCACCTAATCCTGTTAATGGGGTTGATCCTTTAGGATTAGAGTGTAAACAAGGAAAAGAACTTGATGATTATAGAAAAGAAAATAATATAGGCTTTGATGAGAATGGTGTATATAGGGGTAAAATACCTGCAGGTAATAGCCATGTATTTGAAAAAGTGACAAAAGATGATGTTTATGATTTTGATATGCCAGGAAGAACAAAGGGGCATGCAGCTTCTAAGCATAATGTAAATATAAAAAATCCAAAAGTTTTAGATATATTGAATGAGCCTGAAAATGTATATACTGGTAAAAACAAAAATGGTAATTATGTAGATATATACCATAAAAATGGAAGTGTGGTGATAACTGATGCTGGTAATAAGAGAAGTATTATAACAGCTTATGGAAAAGTTGAAGGAGGAAAAAGGGCGAAACCAGTTCGAGTAGATCAATGGGAAGATCCTAATTATGAAAGAAATGGCGAAATAAGAGGTTGGGATCATAGTTCTAATGAAAGATATGCAGAAATTGATCTAAATGCGAAAGAGAAAAATGTAAGGATTAACAATCCTGATTATCCATTGTTTGAATTAGAGTAACATTTAAGAGTGGTCAACAGTGATAAACATCATAGATAGTTTTAAAAAAGGGTTACAGTTAAATGAAAAAGATTATCATAATTTTGCATATTTCTTAGTGAACAGGCTTGAAGAAGAAATAGATGTAGAATTGAAATGTGAGATTGACTCAATTGGAGATGACTTTTCTTCCTTAAGAGTATTTGCTAATCAAAATAAAAAAATACTAGGGAGCATAGACATCACAGTTACTGTTAATATGGTTATAACTGTTGAAGATGAGTTGATTAAAGGGTATGCAGATATCATGCTTTACTCTCGCCCTAGGAGACTACAAATATTCAATAGTAAGGGAGATTATATTAGCTACACCTGTAACGAAAAAGAAGGCTTTATCTGGAGAAAAATTGGGTGGGCTATTGATGAATATGGTGACTATGATAACTTTTTAGAAAGTGATAGCTAAATAAAAAGTTTCATTAAGGAAATAAGTATGAGACTCTATGTATAAAATACTGGGTTATAATCAGTTTTTTATTTTACCTTATACCTAATTTAAGTGTTATTATTTCCCATGCTTTTTGATACTATGCCCATAAATAGCCTTGAGTTAAAATAAACTCTATGTTCAATAAAGTACTTTAAGAGTAAAAATGATAGTAGAACTTGCAATTGGTGATGCATACGGTGCTGGTTTTGAGTATGTTAGTAAAAAAGTTGTTAAGGAACATAACAACCTGCAGCAATATATTCAGCATTCAAGGCATCTTTCCATTAAGCCTGGTTGTTATACTGATGATACCCAAATGAGTTTGGCGATTGCTGAGTTATTAATTGTTGATGATGAGTGGGTTCCGGAAAATATTGCAAATTTTTTTGTAAATGCTTTTAAACGAGATCCAAGAGAAGGTTATGCTAGTCGTTTTTATCAGTTTTTAACTGATATTAATGATGGTAAGCAATTTCTTGAGCAAATTAAGCCTTATAGTGATAAAAGTGGTGCGGCTATGCGAGCGGGTCCTATTGGTTTGCTGGCAGATGAAAAGCAGGTTGTTGAATATGCTACTATTCAAGCAAAAGTAACCCATGATACACCAGGAGGAATTAATTCGTCTGTAGCGGCTGCACTGATGGTACACTATTGCCAATATCAGCTGGGTGACAAGCAGGATTTAGGAAACTATCTCAAATCTAAGGTACCGGGTGATTGGAATACACCTTGGCAAGGTAAGGTCGGGCATTTGGGAGTTGATGCTACTCATGCTGCTGTAGCAGCTATTGTTAGCAATCAAGATTTATCAGCTATTTTGAAACAATGCGTTGACTATACAGGGGATGTCGATACCGTAGCCACTATAGCGTTAGCTGCTGCATCTTGTAGCCAAGGAGTTAACCAGGACTTACCTGAAGAGTTGTATAGTCGATTGGAAAATAGTCAGTTTGGTTTAAAGTACCTGCAAAAGCTAGATCAGAAGCTATCAATAGCAATGGGTATTGGTTAAGAAATATTAGGGGGCCGCTCTTGTTTTATCCTATTACTTGCTGGTAACAATTCAGCAAGTAGATGGTTCAAAGGGATAGATACTGAAAGAGCGCTAATATTACTAAAGTGAGCATATTGAAATACAGATTAACTAAACCAGCTCTGACTCTAAGGATGTACTTTAAAAGTAAGGTTTTTTAGATGAATAATAATTTACTGTTGTTAATGTTATTAGCTTGTTGTTCTTGTTTTCCTTTTGCCCTAATAGCACCATATTGAAATTTTTTTGAGTCATGCTAACACTGTGATGTTAACGCAGTTGTCTATGATCCTACTGGACCCTATTTAACGACAGCGGGTAATATCAAATCAAGGCTATTCAAATGAACAACAGTAATTGCCAAGTGGTCAGAGTGTTAAACTATCACCAAGGAGATGTTATTGGGGTAACTTATTCTCCTGATGG
Above is a genomic segment from Spartinivicinus poritis containing:
- a CDS encoding ADP-ribosylglycohydrolase family protein; the protein is MIVELAIGDAYGAGFEYVSKKVVKEHNNLQQYIQHSRHLSIKPGCYTDDTQMSLAIAELLIVDDEWVPENIANFFVNAFKRDPREGYASRFYQFLTDINDGKQFLEQIKPYSDKSGAAMRAGPIGLLADEKQVVEYATIQAKVTHDTPGGINSSVAAALMVHYCQYQLGDKQDLGNYLKSKVPGDWNTPWQGKVGHLGVDATHAAVAAIVSNQDLSAILKQCVDYTGDVDTVATIALAAASCSQGVNQDLPEELYSRLENSQFGLKYLQKLDQKLSIAMGIG